ATGTTCATCCACCTCAGAGGGATTATTCTCAACCGATGGCCAGTGTGGCTCAGACCGCACAATCAAAAGCAGTTAGATCCACCAACCGTGCAGCAATGGTAGagtctgaccccccccccccccccccccccccccgcccttgTGGATTTCCATCTCAaactcattcacacattcattcgACGTCATCTTCCGTTAAAGACTGAGCACTGACGAGacgctgaaaaagaaaaacatctttcaGAGGTCACACCCATTACAGAACAGCCACACTTGAGTAAAACTCATTTACATGGGGCACTGAGCAATGTGTTTTGTCTTAGAGGTGAAATAACCGAGAGCTACTGACACACAGCTCTCAGCTTTGGATGATTCTAAGATTTATTCTTGCACCCTTTCTTGTCCCAGAGATCACAAATAGCAACTGGGGGGTTTTCAAGGATGccacagaaaaaataaagatgcaGGTAACTCTCACCTGGCTGATGCTGGGTAGTCTGGTGAGCAATATTTGGAAGACTGGAGGAGGCAGCGTCTGCTGAAGCACCTGAAGTAGCTGCTGAGGCTGACCACATACTGCAACGGCACTGGTCAGGTGGTCTACAGCTGTGTCCAATTCACCTGTgttagaaaaggaaaaaaggttcCAAAACCATTACAAATTTATTAAATGCTTAAAATTCTTCCAGTACTGGAAAACAGCTGTATTCCTATTAAAGCTTTGTACAGACTGCACCACTGTGATGGGACTAGTGTGCATCTTTCACAGGCAGCAAGGCTCCATGAgtttttggtaaataaacatgtgtCTGACCTTGTGCAAGGAGCTCCTCTGCCAGCTGGATTTCCTCTAAGAAGAATTTCTGGACAGCTTCTTCGTCATTCAAGTTCGGCAGCTTTAAAGTCAATGGAAATAAATCAGAAATCAACACATTTAGGCTCAAACTAGAGATGATAATCAGGTATTTCCCACATGTCCTACCTTTATTAGTGCAGACTTCTCACTGGAGACCTTCTGTTTTCTTCTacctgagagaaaaaaagtggtTCTTTTAGACTGCTGTACAACACGGGAAACACGTGGGAACAAGTTTGCTAGCTGCTACTTA
This is a stretch of genomic DNA from Archocentrus centrarchus isolate MPI-CPG fArcCen1 chromosome 15, fArcCen1, whole genome shotgun sequence. It encodes these proteins:
- the tomm20a gene encoding translocase of outer mitochondrial membrane 20; this translates as MLSGRTSVMVAGVCGVFFVAYCIYFDRKRRSDPRFKEKLRERRRKQKVSSEKSALIKLPNLNDEEAVQKFFLEEIQLAEELLAQGELDTAVDHLTSAVAVCGQPQQLLQVLQQTLPPPVFQILLTRLPSISQRLVSAQSLTEDDVE